The following are encoded together in the Lepidochelys kempii isolate rLepKem1 chromosome 7, rLepKem1.hap2, whole genome shotgun sequence genome:
- the LOC140914956 gene encoding uncharacterized protein has product MQSSSAEVTTMESQNRKRAPAWTERKGMKNSGHNRDPKQCHMKLKEQRQAYQKTREANGHSGSEPQTCCFYDELHAILGGSSTTTPAMLFGFFKGDGGNKEAGFGDEEDDDDEVADSSQQASRETSFPDSQELFLTLDLEPVPPEPTQGCLLDLAGGEGTSTACVSRITGSSPSQRLAKIRRRKKRTRDEMFSELMLSSHTDGAQMNVWRQTMSECRKAQNDREERWQAEESKWRVKERAEAERWQQRDERRQDSMLRLLEDQTNMLKHMVELQERQLEHRPPLQPLCNQPLSSPKFHSLLTQTPKNVVGGPPATQPLHPRGLPKQQKAGIQ; this is encoded by the exons atgcagagctcatcagcagaagtgaccacgatggagtcccagaatcgcaaaagagctccagcatggaccgaacggaag ggcatgaagaacagcggccataacagggacccgaagcagtgccacatgaaacttaaggagcagaggcaagcctaccagaaaaccagagaggcaaacggccactctgggtcagagccccaaacatgctgcttctatgatgagctgcatgccattttagggggttcatccaccactaccccagccatgttgtttggcTTCTTCaagggagatggaggcaacaaggaagcaggttttggggatgaggaagatgatgatgatgaggttgcagatagctcacagcaagcaagcagagaaaccagttttcccgacagccaggaactgtttctcaccctggacctggagccagtaccccccgaacccacccaaggctgcctcctggacctggcaggcggagaagggacctcta ctgcatgtgtttcaaggatcacaggatcttctccttcccagaggctagcgaagattagaaggcgaaaaaaacgcactcgtgatgaaatgttctctgaactcatgctgtcctcccacactgacggagcacagatgaatgtgtggaggcagacaatgtcagagtgcaggaaagcacaaaatgaccgggaggagaggtggcaggctgaagaaaGTAAGTGGCGGGTtaaagagagggctgaagctgaaaggtggcagcagcgtgatgagaggaggcaggattcaatgctgaggctgctggaggatcaaactaatatgctcaagcatatggttgagctgcaggaaaggcagctggagcacagaccgccgctacagcccctgtgtaaccaaccgctctcctcccccaagttccatagcctcctcacccagacgcccaagaatgtggtggggggacctccggccacccagccactccacccgagaggattgcccaagcagcagaaggctggcattcaataa